From a single Geoanaerobacter pelophilus genomic region:
- the purF gene encoding amidophosphoribosyltransferase, translating into MNLYRPEEECGIFGIYNHREASNLTYLGLYALQHRGQEACGIVSSDGQRLYSHKSMGLVADVFGNPEIFRNVPGDSAIGHVRYSTTGDSVSKNIQPILVNYSRGAIAVAHNGNIVNSQLIRAELEAWGSIFQTTMDTEIIVHLLAASKASSLEERMVEALNRIKGAYCLLFITETRMVAVRDPHGFRPLCLGKLGESYVVASESCALDLIEAEFIREVEPGEMIVIGRGGITSHFPFKKVKPSHCIFEHVYFARPDSYIFGKTVYLVRKELGRQLAREHAVDADIVIPVPDSGVPAAMGYAEESGIRFELGLIRNHYVGRTFIEPAQSIRHFGVKIKLNPVREVLKGKRVVVIDDSIVRGTTSRKIVKMVRQAGASEVHMRISSPPTSYPCYYGIDTPNRKELISSSHTLEEIRRYITADSLGYLSHEGLLTAVGGDKESFCHACFSGDYPIGFPRLGPEPQLDLF; encoded by the coding sequence ATGAACCTGTACCGGCCTGAAGAAGAGTGCGGCATTTTCGGGATATACAATCATCGCGAGGCGTCAAATCTGACTTATCTGGGGCTTTATGCCCTGCAGCACCGTGGTCAGGAGGCCTGTGGCATAGTCTCCTCGGATGGGCAGCGGTTGTACTCCCACAAGAGCATGGGGCTGGTTGCCGATGTTTTCGGCAATCCTGAGATCTTCCGCAATGTCCCTGGCGATTCGGCAATCGGTCATGTCCGCTACTCCACAACCGGCGATTCGGTTTCCAAAAACATCCAGCCGATACTGGTCAACTATTCGCGTGGCGCGATTGCCGTGGCGCACAACGGCAATATCGTCAACTCCCAGTTGATCAGGGCAGAGTTGGAGGCCTGGGGCTCAATCTTCCAGACCACCATGGATACGGAGATCATTGTCCATCTCCTTGCTGCCTCTAAGGCCAGCAGTCTTGAAGAGCGCATGGTTGAAGCGCTCAACCGGATCAAAGGAGCTTATTGCCTGCTTTTTATCACGGAAACCCGCATGGTGGCGGTTCGCGACCCGCATGGTTTCCGGCCGCTCTGTCTCGGCAAGCTTGGCGAGTCCTATGTGGTTGCCTCCGAAAGCTGTGCTCTGGACCTGATCGAGGCCGAGTTCATCCGCGAGGTGGAACCGGGCGAGATGATCGTCATCGGCCGCGGTGGCATTACTTCCCATTTCCCGTTCAAGAAGGTCAAGCCTTCCCATTGCATCTTTGAACATGTCTATTTTGCCCGTCCTGACTCGTACATCTTCGGCAAGACCGTCTACCTGGTAAGGAAGGAGCTCGGCCGGCAGCTTGCCAGAGAACATGCGGTTGATGCCGATATCGTCATCCCGGTGCCTGACTCCGGCGTGCCCGCTGCCATGGGCTATGCCGAAGAATCCGGGATCCGTTTCGAACTGGGGCTGATCCGCAACCATTACGTTGGCCGCACCTTCATCGAGCCGGCACAGTCGATCCGCCATTTCGGGGTCAAGATCAAGCTGAACCCGGTCCGCGAAGTGTTAAAAGGGAAACGGGTAGTGGTCATCGACGACTCCATTGTCAGGGGCACAACCTCCCGCAAGATCGTCAAGATGGTGCGGCAGGCCGGAGCCAGCGAGGTTCATATGCGGATCTCATCGCCGCCGACCAGCTATCCCTGCTACTACGGCATTGACACGCCAAACCGCAAGGAGTTGATCTCTTCATCCCACACCCTTGAGGAGATCAGGCGTTATATTACTGCCGATTCTCTTGGCTATCTGTCACACGAGGGGCTGCTGACCGCTGTGGGTGGCGATAAGGAATCGTTCTGCCACGCCTGTTTCTCCGGCGATTATCCGATCGGCTTTCCCAGGCTTGGACCAGAGCCGCAGCTTGACCTATTCTAG
- a CDS encoding phosphoribosylformylglycinamidine synthase subunit PurQ, producing the protein MSDKSRAIVITGNGTNCETEAAHACRLGGFDEAVIAHIAEILSGEIRLDDFHFLNLTGGFLDGDDLGSAKAQANRLTNAKVAGTGERLVEQFIRFIDSGKLILGVCNGFQLMVKMGMLPALDGDHLSQTVTLTHNDCGRFQDRWCYLKVDQGSPCIFTKGIEKGIYLPVRHGEGKFLCNTTETIERIESGHLAVFKYSDENYEAPSMDFPLNPNGSQNAVAGLCDPTGRLMGLMPHPEAFVHYTQHPRWTREELPEDGDGLMLYRNAAEYVRNNLL; encoded by the coding sequence ATGTCGGATAAATCACGTGCAATCGTAATAACCGGGAACGGGACCAACTGCGAAACAGAGGCTGCCCATGCCTGCCGGCTCGGCGGTTTTGATGAGGCGGTCATTGCCCATATTGCTGAGATCCTCTCCGGAGAGATCAGGCTGGATGACTTTCATTTTCTCAATCTTACCGGTGGGTTTCTTGATGGTGATGACCTTGGCAGCGCCAAGGCGCAGGCCAACCGCCTGACCAACGCCAAGGTCGCCGGTACTGGCGAGCGGTTGGTTGAACAGTTCATCCGTTTTATTGATAGCGGCAAACTGATTCTTGGCGTCTGCAATGGTTTCCAATTGATGGTGAAAATGGGGATGTTGCCCGCCCTTGATGGCGATCATTTGAGCCAGACCGTTACCCTGACCCACAATGACTGCGGCAGGTTTCAGGACCGCTGGTGTTACTTGAAGGTGGATCAAGGCTCTCCTTGTATCTTCACTAAGGGGATAGAGAAGGGGATCTATCTGCCGGTAAGGCATGGCGAAGGGAAGTTCCTGTGCAATACAACCGAAACCATTGAGCGGATCGAGTCCGGTCATCTGGCAGTTTTCAAGTATTCCGACGAAAACTACGAGGCGCCTTCCATGGATTTTCCTCTTAATCCAAACGGGTCGCAGAATGCCGTTGCCGGCCTGTGTGATCCCACTGGCCGTCTCATGGGATTGATGCCTCATCCCGAGGCATTTGTCCATTATACCCAGCACCCTAGATGGACCCGTGAAGAGTTGCCGGAAGATGGCGACGGGCTGATGCTCTATCGAAATGCTGCGGAGTATGTCCGGAATAACCTTTTGTAA
- a CDS encoding phosphoribosylformylglycinamidine synthase subunit PurS, with protein sequence MAHRIEIALKDSIRDPRGERIRNEIAHFLHLSVDEVRSIDVYTVDADLSRDLLEKIAGGPFCDPVIQTWTVDRPQGKDFNFAVEVGFRPGVTDNVGRTAREAAEYLAAQSFSPGEGVYSSVQYLIKGDLRLEDVQNIATGLLCNTLIQRYSVVSAAEFAAKRGFPVYVPKVAGETRTEVREIDLEVSDEELMKISKDGVLALTLEEMKIIQSHYRDPKVVAERASQGLGARPTDVELECLAQTWSEHCKHKIFAGTVQYEDENGNRQEIKSLFKSFIQRTTKDVREKLGDKDFCLSVFKDNAGVIRFNDKQSLVFKVETHNSPSALDPYGGALTGIVGVNRDPFGTGQGAKLIFNTDVFCFADPFYDKPLPSRLLHPRRIYEGVVEGVEHGGNKSGIPTVNGSIVFDERFCGKPLVFCGTAGLMPAEVNGKPGHEKNIIPGDLIVMSGGRIGKDGIHGATFSSEELNENSPVTAVQIGDPITQKRMFDFLIRARDKGLYRFITDNGAGGLSSSIGEMAGECGGCRMDLAKAPLKYPGLNPWEILISEAQERMSMAVPPERIDEFLAMSRRFGVESTVLGEFTDSGVFHILYGDKTVAWLPMAFMHEGLPPMQLPAKWTPPVHEEPVLAGKSDFTAELRALLSSLNICSKESVVRRYDHEVQGGSVVKPFTGVTNDGPSDAAVVRPILDSFEGVVTAHGICPRYSDIDAYHMTANAVDEALRNYVAVGGSLDLVAGLDNFCWCDPVLSEKTPDGPYKMAQLVRSNQALYDICMVYNLPLISGKDSMKNDFYDGTTKISIPPTLLFSVIGKMDDSRKAVTMDVKKPGDLVYLLGKTADELGGSEFLALKGFVGNNVPKVDAEKAYRRYQAYHKAVMAGTVASCHDLSDGGLAVAAAEAAFAGGFGISLDLAKILWKGDQSGRNDLALLFSESASRHLVTVRPDKQGEFEALMSSNCFACVGVVTEEPMLAITGLSGSAVIKAALAELKEAWQNTLREL encoded by the coding sequence ATGGCACATCGCATAGAGATTGCGCTGAAAGACAGCATAAGAGACCCGCGCGGCGAGCGGATCCGTAATGAAATCGCTCATTTCCTCCATCTTTCGGTAGACGAGGTCAGGTCGATAGACGTCTACACGGTTGATGCGGATCTCTCCCGTGACCTTCTGGAAAAAATAGCCGGCGGCCCCTTCTGCGACCCGGTCATCCAAACCTGGACCGTTGACCGGCCCCAGGGCAAGGATTTCAACTTTGCCGTTGAGGTCGGTTTCAGGCCGGGAGTCACTGACAACGTCGGCCGGACTGCCCGAGAGGCGGCTGAATACCTGGCTGCCCAGTCCTTTTCTCCTGGCGAAGGAGTCTATTCTTCGGTCCAATACCTGATCAAAGGGGATTTGCGATTGGAGGACGTGCAGAACATAGCAACCGGGCTCCTTTGCAATACCCTGATCCAGCGCTACTCTGTTGTCTCGGCAGCAGAGTTTGCCGCAAAAAGAGGCTTCCCTGTCTACGTTCCCAAGGTTGCCGGTGAAACCAGGACAGAGGTGCGCGAGATCGATCTGGAAGTTTCCGACGAAGAGCTGATGAAGATCAGTAAGGACGGCGTCCTTGCCCTGACTCTGGAAGAAATGAAGATCATCCAGAGTCATTACCGCGATCCCAAGGTGGTTGCCGAGCGCGCCAGCCAGGGGCTTGGGGCCCGGCCAACGGATGTCGAGCTCGAATGCCTTGCCCAGACCTGGTCAGAGCATTGCAAACACAAGATTTTCGCCGGAACAGTCCAGTATGAGGATGAAAATGGCAATCGCCAGGAGATAAAATCGCTCTTTAAAAGCTTTATCCAACGGACCACCAAGGATGTGCGTGAGAAGCTGGGGGACAAGGATTTCTGCCTCTCTGTTTTCAAGGATAATGCCGGCGTAATCAGGTTCAACGATAAGCAGTCGCTGGTGTTCAAGGTTGAGACCCACAACTCTCCCTCGGCGCTTGACCCGTACGGCGGGGCGCTCACCGGCATTGTCGGTGTCAACCGCGATCCGTTCGGCACCGGGCAGGGAGCCAAGCTGATCTTCAATACTGACGTGTTCTGTTTTGCCGATCCGTTCTATGACAAGCCGCTGCCGTCACGTCTGCTTCATCCCCGCCGCATTTACGAAGGAGTGGTTGAGGGTGTGGAGCATGGTGGCAACAAGAGCGGCATTCCGACAGTCAATGGTTCCATCGTCTTTGACGAGCGTTTTTGCGGCAAACCCCTGGTGTTTTGCGGGACCGCCGGGTTGATGCCTGCCGAGGTCAACGGTAAGCCTGGGCACGAAAAAAACATCATTCCTGGGGACCTGATTGTGATGTCCGGCGGCCGGATCGGTAAAGACGGCATCCACGGCGCCACTTTCTCTTCCGAGGAGTTGAACGAGAACTCCCCGGTAACTGCAGTGCAGATCGGTGATCCGATTACCCAGAAGCGGATGTTTGATTTCCTGATCCGGGCCCGCGACAAAGGGCTCTATCGGTTTATTACCGATAACGGGGCAGGGGGGCTCTCCTCTTCTATTGGCGAGATGGCCGGAGAGTGCGGCGGTTGCCGGATGGACCTGGCCAAGGCGCCGCTCAAATACCCCGGACTCAACCCTTGGGAGATCCTGATTTCCGAGGCCCAGGAGCGGATGTCCATGGCTGTACCTCCTGAGCGAATTGACGAGTTCCTGGCAATGTCCAGGCGATTCGGCGTGGAGTCCACCGTCCTTGGGGAGTTCACCGACTCTGGTGTTTTCCATATCCTCTACGGTGACAAAACTGTTGCCTGGTTACCGATGGCGTTCATGCACGAAGGGCTGCCGCCGATGCAGCTGCCGGCAAAGTGGACTCCTCCTGTCCACGAAGAGCCGGTGCTTGCGGGTAAAAGCGATTTCACCGCTGAGCTGCGTGCACTGCTCTCATCGTTAAATATCTGCTCGAAGGAATCGGTGGTAAGGCGTTATGATCACGAGGTTCAGGGCGGCTCGGTAGTCAAACCGTTTACCGGGGTGACCAATGACGGCCCTTCGGATGCAGCGGTTGTGCGGCCGATTCTCGACTCCTTCGAAGGGGTGGTGACGGCACACGGCATCTGCCCGCGCTATTCTGATATCGACGCTTACCATATGACAGCCAACGCGGTTGACGAGGCACTGCGCAACTATGTTGCCGTCGGTGGCTCCCTGGATCTGGTTGCCGGTCTCGACAACTTCTGCTGGTGCGATCCGGTGCTGTCCGAGAAAACGCCGGACGGCCCATACAAGATGGCGCAATTGGTCCGGTCGAACCAGGCACTGTACGATATCTGCATGGTGTACAATCTGCCTCTTATTTCCGGCAAGGATTCGATGAAGAATGACTTCTATGACGGTACGACCAAAATATCCATTCCGCCGACGCTCCTGTTCTCGGTGATCGGCAAGATGGATGACAGCCGCAAGGCCGTTACCATGGATGTCAAGAAACCTGGGGATCTGGTCTACCTGCTTGGCAAGACTGCCGACGAGCTTGGCGGCTCAGAATTCCTTGCCCTTAAGGGTTTTGTCGGCAACAATGTGCCGAAAGTAGATGCTGAAAAGGCATATCGCCGCTATCAGGCCTATCATAAAGCGGTGATGGCCGGCACTGTTGCATCATGCCATGACCTCTCGGATGGCGGGCTTGCTGTTGCTGCGGCAGAAGCGGCCTTTGCCGGCGGCTTCGGCATCTCGCTTGATCTGGCAAAAATTCTATGGAAAGGCGATCAGTCAGGCAGGAACGATCTTGCTCTGCTGTTCAGTGAATCGGCCTCTCGTCATCTTGTGACCGTTCGTCCGGATAAGCAGGGTGAGTTTGAAGCGCTGATGAGCAGCAACTGCTTTGCCTGCGTAGGAGTGGTAACCGAGGAACCGATGCTGGCAATAACCGGCTTGAGCGGGTCTGCAGTCATCAAGGCAGCTCTTGCCGAGCTGAAGGAAGCCTGGCAGAATACATTGAGGGAACTCTGA